The sequence CAACATACAAGGAAGAATAGTGAATGTCTCCTCCGGCATTCATGGTTGGTTTTCCGGCGACATGATCGGTTATCTCATCTCAATAACCACCGATAAGAGGTATTTAcaatttattattgttattactTATTATCAAATGAAATTACTCGAAGCCATCTCCTATAATTATCTTCACTATATATAACTATACTAATTCAAATCAATCTAATATTCTAAGAATTTGAAATACatcatttattaaattaatttagtttCTAATTATGTGTTTCCTATCTTTAGAAACTAAATACCCAACATGGCATTTTATTAAATGCTTGTAGCTAAGACACGTACGTGCATTGTGTATATGATTAGAGTAAAATATGTAAGGTAGGTTGAATATTACCGTAATGTCCTTAAGGTAAATTGAACTAAATTGTTTAAgagaatattatatatatatatatatatatatatatatatatatatatatatatattatgatctGTAAATCCGCAACTGCTATCTTTCGGTACATACTGTGTAAACCTCGGACTAACCtaagaaaatattatattttgtaaAACTCCTAGATGTGATATCAAACTAAAAATgttgcaaatatttttttgtaatattCTTTTATGTTGAATAAGGATGTaatcatttaaaaattcaaaattatagataatgatgaaataataatttttttagacaTTATAGTtatagataaataaaatattgatcaaaattagatttttattagatttttttaattaaattacgATGAAGTGCTTTTGTACTTTTGTAAGAATATTTTTGATTTATCAAAAATTATACTCTATTTCCCCTTGtattatataatagtatagatatctatgcattatttaatttttttttatgaaaaaggGAAAacgccaattttttttttaaataaattataatgatGCAAACGAAAATATAGTTTCCACTTCTTTTTCCGTATTTGTTTACTACATCCGCTCATTCCGACTTCCGAGGTTGGAGGTTGGTGATTGGTGAGTGTATGTCTATGCATGGAAAAATATCGTATTTTTGGTATATCAAAGTTATTATATTGAAAAAATATCGAATTATCGAATTTTTGGTATAAAATTTTGGTACGGTACAGTAATAgtatgaaatttgaaattttttttatatatcaaTATGCCGATATACCgaaacaatataaaaatatttacaaatatataatatttataaataataaatttataattttaaaaatataatatttttttttatataaaacgGTATATAGCGATACCGTACAAAAGATATCGATATATCGAGAGTTTTGATACGATATCggtataaaaatttttttataccaTAATTTTTGCTATGATACGGTATACCACCCCTAGGCATATCATCACATAAATCTTTCCCTTTGATGAGATAGTAATCTTGAGGAAAATTAGATTCTGCTTGTAAAAACACTGCTTCAAAGAAGATTTAAAGGTGTgttattttcaattatttgacTTTAATTTGATCATGCAAGGTTGATATTAGTTAAATTTTCTTTAAATCCCCAAATCTAAACATAATTTTACATTCagtttttttcataaaaaaaaatatgtttgaaTACCCTGATCTATAACAAAATGTTTCTGCACTCCCTAGGTTTGCATgttttttctcaaataaaattcaGTACGAAACAATGAAAATACAGTACTActacatgatatttgagcataaattatttcaaagttggtactaatatatgattttcgagTACTCAAAGATATAtgcaaatatttattaattatatatttgtcTTTTTTGAATGAACAACAgcacaaaacattaaaaatatggtACTGATATATGATATTGAAGTACCAATTATTTTTGATCTGAcactaatatataattatttagtatTGAAACATGTTTTGCAAGTGTTGATATGAATAAAGTTGCTCAAATTTTGTATCCAAAATTTTATCATGTGTACTAAATCTAAACCAGTTAgtgctcaaatatcatatattagtatcatatttttaattttttgttgcgATTTTTATCCAAGAAAAAACATGTTGGCTCACAGAATGCAGAAATATCTTTTTATGGATCAGAGAGTTCaaccatatatatatttctttcttGACAGAGACTGaatgtaaaattatattttgaattGGGGATTTAAAGAAAATTTACCACGTGTTTTATTGATCTTGTATGTCCAAGTGATCAATTTTggtcttttgaattttttttataaataatctTTATGCTAATATGATCTCAAAAATCTCGCTTTTATTTTTGCCACTTCCAATCAAATactaacataaaattatttttatccaTTATCACCTTCTGGGCTTAAATTTATAGATCGTTATCCTTccgttataattttttttactttattttcaGTCATGTTTCTACTGAATTAGTGATATGCGTTCGAATAACATGGATTATATGATGGTGTCagatattatttatataaatttatctCACTTGAAAAACAGGTATCTTATTTAATtcgattcataaaaaaatattaattttttatatcaaatttaTAGATATAAGTCGGATCGACCCGTCACGCGGATGATATTACCACTTCAACAAAAAGAATTACTATATTATCTATATATTCTTCTATATATAAAGAATCCACGTATTAGACGCTATCTTTTATTTTACCAAAATTATATTTACGTGATATAGATattacacttttttttttgttttttttttaattttgacattttaaattgcagtttagtccatcgataatttttacaactatgatattactcttatttgaatataaatcaaattaattgaaaaaatattatacacATCAGTACACtagttatatataatttttgaaacaACTATATTAATCGATTTGGTCTTTCGATGTGACATCAACATCAAATTACTTGTCCTGCTTAGAAATACTCAATCATTTTTATTGTAGGAAAGAAAATAAGTTGAAATCAAAATTGCACCGTCTCCACTAGGGCTGGCAAAAAATACCGAAATGCCGTCATACCGCCtttaccgtaccgaaaaaaaaccgaaaaatatcgaaaatttcggtataccttaAATTaccataccgaaattttcgatatcggtatcggtataagattttcgaattttcggtatttcggtataccgaaaaaaaatcggtatacacggtatcggtatgataccgtgtataccgatatttttttaaaaaaaatagtataaaaaaatcggtatacgCGGTATCATATCGATACCGTACCAAATTTCGATATTcgatacggtatcggtatggatttatgtcataccgacatgtcggtataccgaaatttttggtaAGGTATCGGTATCGGAAATTTCGGtatcgaaattttcggtacAGTATGCGGTATATCGTACCGAACCACCCCTAATCTCCACTATCTTATAGAATTCATTAACGCctctaatttaaaaattataggaAATGTTTATCAACTTCTTTCCATCTCacataattttttattctttatctttctcaaattttaatttacttattatttttttttatattgcaCATGCATGACATGTGCCTGGATGAGTATAAATGAAACAAGGTATTTCTGAAAATGAAAAACCAATTTCTGTGAATTATCCTTATTTAATCCAAAAACTTAATAGGGTTACCAGATCGAGAGACTGCTGGTTGAAATAAATGAACCACTGAAATTAATAAATGAGGTATTACGACGTTTGACTTTATTCCCAAATAATTAATGTATATTTTTGTCTGTTTTGACAGTAAATTCGATCCGACACGTGCATATGCTCTTTCGAAGCTGGCCAACGTTTTGCATACCAAGGAACTTGCCTCCAGACTGAAGGCAACTCTTATTTTCTAtttcttaatttatttgtttgcatttttttaatataataaaaaattatgatttaaaTATGTATTGCACAAGGaaacttttatttttatgttttaattcatttattttatttttttatcatacgaaatatatatttcaaaagaCAACTccgatttttttattatttttattttccttaCAAATTTTTATATCACacgaaaaataataatttacacAATATCGCAGGAAATGGATGCAAACGTGACAGCAAATTGTGTCCACCCAGGAATTGTGAGAACTGGACTGACTAGAGACCGCGAAGGCTTCGTTACTGGTAAAATTACATCTTTCtatttgagttatttgcaccaaacatcCCTCTAAAACATctcctgtgaaatattaaaaatgcatattttacccgtgtgaaaataatttttaaatctattcaacctataatacacaatttttattaaaatctaattataaaatatttagcaaacattttttgttttattaattttatttttattttaaaattattataattatataattattttctaaaaaatattattgttttatcttgttatcattattttattaaactttcttcttgtttccaatTTTTCCATTAAAcgtgcattcataaacaagtatttaaataatttcaagtactaaaatattgaactaaaccgataagttcaaacatattactttttcgatttatgactatatattattgaaccaaaatttaaatttttcgagaatatgtATTGCAGAATTTGtaataaatagtaaaaaaataacatgcttatataattctaaatcgaaaaagtaacattcatgaacttatcatttggttcaatattttgatatttttagatatttaaatacttatttatgaatcatgtttaatgaaaaagttgaaagcacggagtgatttgataaaataatgataacgagataaaataataattttttagaaataaattaattaaaaattataaatttaaaaaaataaataaaattaaaaatgtttgaaaaatattttataattagatcttaataaattttgtgtattattatttaatgaaaattatgcaattcatttttaaaaatttagattttggttcaaaaatatataatactaaattgaaaagtaatatgcatgaaattatcattttcatttaatattttggtacttttagatatttaaatctcgtttatgaatgcatttttaattgagaagttggaaacaagaagaaagtttaataaaataatgataacaagataaaataataatattttttagaaaataattatataatcataataatttaaaattcaaaataaaattaataaaacgtaaagtgtttgctaaatattttataattagattttaataaaaattgtgtattatgagttgaatagatttaaaaattattttcacaggggtcaaatatgcatttttaatatttcacaggggtatttggcgcaaaaaaaaatatcaaaatctttttccaatcgcatgaggggcgcgtgcataacaatcactcatctgaaggggcgagtgtgctaattttttaaaaggtcagggttgaagatgcctattaaaattttacagGGGAGAAGTgtacattttcaatatttcacagtggtgtttggtgcaaataactcctttctattttattaaaatttgcgAGCAATAATAAGTAATTTTTACTTAATTTTTTGAACcttgaataaaatttataattatatccTTCTCTTAACTGTATTAATAAGTTGAAGACTATAGATCACTACCTTATAATttgtttattataattattatatatctgtttttaaatttttataattactttattttattttaagctAAACTTTGCATATTAAATTCTTCATAGCATTTATGAAAATAACAATGAAATTAATTTGCataaaaattatgtatttaaacaaaatttatgTATATGCACACATCTCAAGCAACAGATAAAAATTATTGATTAAAGTtagtaaacaaaaaaaatatgttatgtGATAAATCCAAGAGTTATTCATCCCAAAAGACTTGCATATTGAGTGATAATAATCTCATAAGTTTATAACACATTCTTTATTAGTGTTTTCAATGTGGGACAATGTAGTATTGTCGATCCCTTGAAAAACCGACATCTGTGGCGACCCACTCTAGACGACTTTTACTCAGCTTTCAATATTCAGTGCATTCATCATGTACCTTAATTCATCCTAATTCAACCTATAATTTTTCACCATCGACATTGATCCGATGGTAGTCACCCATTTCGTTACGCCGACTTTCAACGAGATCACTAATTTAAGATATAAACCCAATGTGTATCCATTCCAAAAATCTTGTCTATTGGATGCATGGTGTAACCTCATAAGTTTATAACATACTCtttattagtttaatatttcaatgtgaaatattgtaacaacataagtttttatttaaaagtGAGCATAGAATAAGTAAACAATATTAATATTCTTCATATTATAAGATCATATGATTATCATGGTTATTATTAATgtaacatataaataaatattttttgataagTTTTGGGATATTTGTAATTGAAATTTGGAAAGATGAGAGTTAATAAAATTTACGGGGatatattgatattttaataaatGAATTTTGACATAACTATACTCAAAAGCTAGTTTAAGGGGGATATATTTGTCTTTgtctatatattaaactcccAAGATATATTTACTAACCAATGTGGGTCACAATTGACACATCAACTAatttaatatatagataaagacAACTCTCTTCTCTTGAGCTAGTTTTTTGGTAGAGTTAGGCCAAATCCATTTCTTAACATGGTATGAGAGCCCAGTTTCACCGTTATGTGTTGGAATGCCTATAGTTTGACCACTCGTTAATGTCTCTACGCTCCTGtcgttttatttttaatgtgaGAGAGGTGTGTTGGTGATAATTGTCTCCCACATCGGTTGGGTAAATATTCTGGAAGTTTAATATAAATACAAAAACAACTCCTCCTTGAGCTAGCTTTATAGgatgagttaggtccaagttcatttcttaacatggtatcagaccTCAGGCCCACCGTTATGTGTTAGACTGCCCAAAGTTCGGTCATTCGTTAATATTTTCACGCTCTAGATATTCATTCTTGGACGTGTGGGGGTATGTAATAATATGTTTCACATCGGCATGATAGAGTTTTAGGAGTTTCTTATATAGTCAAGGACAATCCTCcactcttgagctagcttttgggtggagttaggtccaagtccatCTCTTAGCATGAGCTCAGTTCTACCGTTATGTGTTGTACTGCCCATATATAGTTGTGTCACTTGTCTCATAGTTGAACCACCCGTTAATGTCTTCATGCTACGGTCGTTTTATTCTTGGCATGAGAGTGGTGAGTTGATGTGTTAATTGTGTGCCACATCGATTAGATAATTATCCTGAGAGTTTAATATATAGACAAAGACAATCATCTCTCATTGAGCTACcttttgtgtgttttttggTCGAAATCTATTTTTAAACATGATATTAATATATCACAACTTATTTTGGTAGTTTAAAagctatttaaatttttttataaaactttTTATTTATAATCTCTCAAAAAACTTATAGACCAAACAAAACCCTCACTCACTGGATTCTGTGAAGCTTTGTTACTCGTAAATATACGTTaaatatggttttttttttccagaaaaGTTAAGAggattattttgaattttttgcaTATTATCAGGAGTTTGTCAAATTACTTGAAATAGTCAAACATCTAAAAAGAGCCTGTAAAATTTGTCAATATGCAGATTTGGTATTCTTTTTGGCTTCCAAACTCTTGAAGACCATACCTCAGGTAGTTTgacatcattttatttttaaatgctTAATATATATTATGGCTTATAGTTGACATTTTGTTTTATGTGCGGCTAACATGCTATTTTAACGATGTAACATGAATACCTAATACTTTATTTTAAGATACATCAAAATTTATAAAGATTAATCAATGAGCAataattttatatgaaaaaCTCATTTTTTtccctgaaaaaaaaaatgaaactcaattttttaataattaaaaatactatGCAAAGTTTTGTCATTAAAGAATATTTGAGTTGGTAGAGCAAGTGAACAGTTGACCTATggtgagaaaaaaaataatactatactaAATTTTTTGTCATTCAATGCAAGATTTGATCCTCAATTGAATTTAGTTCATTATATGCATCTGCCTGTtccatttatttcaaaattaaagtTTCACGAATCCTCAACtctattaaataattttgagaAGAGCATTGATTACATGAAAAAGAAGACTTCAGAAGCAGGATTTATAGTTGCTCGGCGTTATCTTTATGTTTTGAGACGGTTTTACGGATTTATATTCGTGGGATGGATCTGTTCCGTCCATACATGTGATGGaaagtaataattttaatataaaaataatatttttcatgagttGGATCAGGTCGAATATCCATCTCACAGAATTGATTCGTGAGAGGGAAATTAGTTTTGTGTATGACCTTTGGCTGATCAAGAATCACTCCGTCTTAATAGtacaaatttagttataatataattattcgTCCGatgaaattgaaattaaatttatactttAGATATTTCTTATCCGTATATATACTAAAATTTAATTGAACATAATTTAATTTCTTGTCTGATAATTCGTCTTAATAAACCTTCATATACATATGATATGACGACTGCAGGCAGCTTCTACGACTTGCTATGTCGCCACGAACCCTAGAATGGTAAACGTGACCGGAAAATACTTTTCGGATTGTAATGAAGCTTCGACGTCGAAACTTGGATCGAGCTTGACGGAGGCTTCAAGGTTATGGTCTATTTCTGAACTTATGGTCTCCGGAAactcgaaaattatttttgattcgTTTGGTCCCTTTCAAAGAAATGAATAGGTCGtgataaaatatgataaaaatagGTGGAGAAATGTTTTAATTGAGAAAGAAATGTAGAAATTATATAATTACATATATCTACGACTTATCAtgatgtttaaaaaaaatagaattagTTAGATTAGAAGAAAATTTCCGTTCAGGACTTATTTTTATGTGCATAATATGTAATGCCATGAGCTTTCGgtggtttttattttaaaaaaatgatgataTGCATTATTGTTGGCCCTTTTAACATAATCTTTTTCGGTAAGTTAGATCCTACCTATATAGGCACTGCCTTGAGGTAGATCTAACGGTGgacatttatcaataaatgtggGATCCATTTTTTTTTAGTGGACCTCGCGTGTATTGATAAATTAGGACCCTTAGATCTATCATGGGGTAATACCTGTATAGATAGGTTGAAATGAACCATTTTTTCGTCATGATTTGTGGATCtagtttaatttaatatattaaatatatgtaAATTTTGATTGAATGATTTGAGATCAAAGAATTTGAAATCCGAACTTTAAATCACATTTTGTTTTAGTACCTctaaattttatgaattttaaatCCTCCATTTTCGTTTTTAATTTCTTTAAGAATGAATATGATTGGATTTTATATTCTCAAtgtaaataatttgaaattcaattcttttttcttttatcGACTACTGCTTGAGTGATAAATTAAGGCACAAACATTTGAAAGAAGTGTACAAAATAGCTTTGAGTTTGGTTTGGGGgagattattttatttcataatcCAGTCCCTCTTGTTCGGCCAAAAAAGTATGAGAGggaaaaaaaatcttaaatttgGTGATGATAAAtatgagaaaaaaataaatacccAAGCATATCAGTTGATACGttgaaaaaaaccaaaaaaaaaacacattcgATATGTAATAATCTCTTAACAATACTAAAATGATAAATAATCTCTTATAAATTTAGTAATTTTATTGGACCAAGTTTTCAGATAAAAGGAACTAGTCTGAACTTTTCAAATCAATCCTCATTGCCAAACCAACTTAGACAAATCCagaacatatcaaatcatatcttCCGAGCATCATTCAAGACCAGTCTATGTTGTTGAAGATAAATCCAAAATATGCCGTTGGAGATTGAGACATTATAATTCGTACCCgatcatattcaaatttccTCACTATAGTTAGTATTATTCTTGGAAAGAGGACAAAGACAAATGGCACATTATGCTTGATTGTCGGTTATTTTTGGATCAGATGTGCACGAGCTAAATTTTTGAACATTGAAAATTCctcattataaatattttaatataaaaagcAGTTGCAGCTCTCTGGAATCTTTGAATCATCAAGCATATATACAATTGTTCTAAAAGCTTTCAATATCTTCACATTAAAGGAAAGAACCTATAGTagtccggttccattttacaagattaagtaatAAAAATTGATCAAACATTGATTAGAGGTTTAATTTGTAATTAAATGGACGCATTAGGGAATTTTGACCAAGGCCAGTTCGAACcagagttcggagggtccgaacccttCGGAGGTACagatcaaggatcggaggctacggtacgttcggagcgtccgaaccaggatcggagCGTCTAATCTCAGTTAGGCCATGTAATTGATGAGGTGTCAAGATTGATCGGACACGcagcagttcggagcctccgaagtaaggattggagcgtccgaactgtGCATGCAGTAACATGGTATGCATGCAGatatcggagcgtccgaacccccGATCAAAGCATCCGATCtcctcctataaatagggggttcCGAGGATCACATTTTCACACCAAAATCACTACTCTCTCTCCCGGTTCTTAGTTTATTCCAAGTGTTTTGGGGTGTTTTCAGTCTTCCTAAGCTTGGTACGGGAGTTGGAGATATGGGTGGGCGTTGGGTTCGGGTAGTTTGGATCGGGTACCCGATAGGTCGGGTGGAAAATTTTACTATCCGAACCCGATCCGAAAATGTCATCGGGTACCCGAAAAAGTCGGGTAGTTTCGGTTACCCGCTAGCCGGGTACCCGAAAACTGCAgcccctttttgaaaaaaaaaaaaaatctcatacaTATAAATCTAAACACATCAAAAATATGTTTTTTCTACAggtaaattataaaataaagcACGAATAATATGTAGCAAAAAAACCACGAAAGAGATTGAAAATGATAGGAATATCACTGCAGATTCATTGTCCATCAACTTTAATCCTAAACATTCATTAATATTATCACtaaataaacacaataaataaagTAATAAACCAATAAATTGAGAGATAGCAATATCAAGGAACCAAATGAGATTAAAACAAAATTTCTTAAGGTTTGTGGGCAGTGGGTTGGTTCATTGGGCTTTCGGATGCCAAATATTGTGGGCTATAGACTATTAgtcatattatataattttattttagtgacccatattataactaaaaaaaagaaaaaaaaacaaaaaaaatagtcGGTACCCGATACCCGATCGGGTAGTAAAATAACTACCCGACACCAACCCAACATTCGATAAGTTCGGGTTCGGGTTTTAAAAAACTACCCTACCCGATCGGGTAAAATCATCGGGTACCCGAAACCCGACACTAAACTCTCACCCCTAGTTGGCGAGGTGCTCCGGAGTTGCAGCGGAGTGGTGTCCAAGTTATGGgacagtcgtcatcagcggactgacgacggacgaaggtatagctgtaacacccggtatttttaaatacgtaaatctgcatgcataattagggaatttaattatttaaattttagatttatgggttaaataattatgtgaattatttgtgcatgatttaatttatttttaagcatttaacccataattagtgatttttatgatttttagtatttaattgtttttgatcgcgtagacgggaccgtggacggacgagatgacaactttctatccaaattattttatgagtcttttaagagcccaaaaatattattttgagttttatttcctcaaaatttttagtatttaattttatataattttaggagtccatttttatccaaattgagccaaaatattgacttttaattaattttaaaattcccttaattataaatttcgggatttaagttaaattatcagatttttaaatattatttagagcttttaagttatatattgtatatttaaaacccttgTCAATATCTTAATTATTCTATATCCTAATTAAATCAAAAATCACCTAAAATTTCACCCCAAACCTCACGACCTAAACTTTCAGCCGCCTCCATCAGTTTCCTCACCCCcatccatcatcttcttccttgAACCACAGCCAAGGAGGTTCCATAGCCGAATTTCTTCGAAGTTTTAaggttgctcgtcgtcccgtcgtcccggaatcgttttACACGTTGCTTTCTCTTCAacttcggtgcaaggcatgattctttctctttatttttgtgccatatcagtgttcatgcgtgtgtgtgtgtatgcatcAGTTTTATTCAAGTATTTTCAGAAAATATCGAGATTTGTTGGATGTATGCACTTGTTCATGTATTTGTtgaatcatgctcacgtttttattGGATGGAACGTTCAAGGTCTGTTGGCTAATGTCTAGAGGATGTCTAAGGGTCCTTCGAATCGAGCTAAGTCAGATTTTTAAGGTGTAATATGCTGGAACCATAGCATTTCTTTTCTGGTGCACAACTCGCGCAGGTTTTGTATTTTGAGGAAGaagacttcgttctccttcctcgggCCACTATTTTAGGTGCGGCCTGAAGCGTTTGAACCACCTAGATGTTGGttaggattgagaagtggtttcacggaaaTATATGGCCGGAGTAGGAAGAACGATCGAAAGTCCCAGCGTTGCTCAGGTCTGCGCGCAAGTCTAGGATAGGCTAACTTGCagaggttcgttctccttcgttaggtcatcattttggctggtttttagctttttGGAAACGTCTTTGATGTACTACGTTCGTGAGTTGGTTTCATGGCCAAAGGTGGCCAGAGCAAAGAGAAATAAAAGAATTAGTACAGCTGCTCAGCAAGCCGTGAGCAGAAAAATCTGCACAAAcataagttatgatttttgggatTATTTCGGGCTGGGCTTGGGCTGgatggtccgggtcgggtcagtagggtagtgggtcgggttaagttg comes from Henckelia pumila isolate YLH828 chromosome 4, ASM3356847v2, whole genome shotgun sequence and encodes:
- the LOC140865071 gene encoding short-chain dehydrogenase TIC 32 B, chloroplastic-like; its protein translation is MLEMVKYLSGSAGATGFGSNSSAEDVTAFCHHLRSITAIITGATSGIGAETARVLAKHGARLVLPARSLKAAEETKARILSEYPESKIIIMSLDLSSLDSVRRFVAEFESLDLPLNLLINNAGKFSYDHAISEDGVEMTFATNYLGHFLLSKLLLTKMVMTAKVSNIQGRIVNVSSGIHGWFSGDMIGYLISITTDKSKFDPTRAYALSKLANVLHTKELASRLKEMDANVTANCVHPGIVRTGLTRDREGFVTDLVFFLASKLLKTIPQAASTTCYVATNPRMVNVTGKYFSDCNEASTSKLGSSLTEASRLWSISELMVSGNSKIIFDSFGPFQRNE